In the genome of Ignavibacteriales bacterium, one region contains:
- a CDS encoding TonB-dependent receptor: MNKFINYLMKFQKGITRLNGLLNISPILLLLTLLITHSVYAQETGTISGTIVDKQNGEPLIGANILLEGTSIGAATDINGIYRITNVPVGSYNLIASMIGYTKMTVTNVDVTGKENLKLDLILVSEAIETEAVIVTAKMILNNEASLLKDRQKSTSISDAISSEQLSMTGASDAGDAMKKVVGSTVVDGKYVYVRGLGDRYSNTQLNGTELPSTDPNKKAFQLDLIPTNLLENIITIKTFTPDKPGNFSGGIVDIGTKSFPENFTLKVSASSSYNNQTSLSSNFLTYETGGSDWLGYDDGTRSIPSLLTNENVVIPVRQQARFNTDQAILLDSYSKSFNSNMNVKSSTAPVNQSYSFSMGDQIKINEESSFGYLGSLTYGRSYSFYENGVVGRYSVSSLDADILNPQLLVNDTKGTSEANLGGLASFSYNFNPTQQIGGNVFYSRSGISVARSQAGEWPQEFGTGPNSPVFNNKVLNWTERDIISYQVRGQHFLSPLLGSTVDWSLSFSETNQDEPDFRLLSYSVGQTANGPNYIISGSGFDNPSRYFRALEDNTQNYVVNISIPFSQWDGLNGKFKVGGFYQNSERTFTERIFSYSVDNQIFNQVGGNLDIFFSDQYTGITSVDTIGTTLRYNFGNVITDNSKTKNNYNGTLEVNAFYGMVELPLSQSLRFVGGIRYESTDLSLISKDTTQTKGEVVEDDLLPSINFIYSLTDNMNVRASATQTLARPNFREIAPYSSKEFINDVELAGNPTLKRTLITNYDLRWEWFTNPGEVVAVSGFYKHLENPIELSYQQYSAVSNPVVQYQNVEKATVAGVELEFRLGLGQLSDFLSNFYIGTNLSLIYSNIDIAQSEMDQRLAIDSSSSSTRELQGQSPYVFNVDLSYSNNTTGTNAGLYLNTFGERLAKVSANVNPDVYEQPAPQLNFTLSQIVYQNLTLKFGVMNLLNASYKEVARFKDQDYTFQEYKRGITYSLGVSYSL, from the coding sequence ATGAATAAATTCATCAACTATTTAATGAAGTTTCAGAAGGGCATCACTCGTTTGAATGGTCTTTTAAACATATCGCCAATTCTGCTTTTACTAACACTCCTGATAACTCATTCAGTTTATGCACAGGAAACAGGTACAATCTCAGGAACTATTGTCGATAAACAAAATGGTGAACCGCTTATCGGGGCAAATATTCTTTTGGAAGGCACATCAATTGGTGCCGCAACTGATATAAACGGAATTTACAGGATAACCAATGTACCCGTTGGTTCATACAATCTAATTGCTTCAATGATCGGATATACTAAAATGACTGTTACAAATGTTGATGTGACAGGAAAGGAAAATCTTAAGCTCGATCTTATTCTTGTATCCGAGGCAATAGAAACGGAAGCTGTTATTGTCACCGCCAAGATGATATTAAATAATGAGGCTAGCCTGTTAAAAGACAGACAAAAATCAACGAGTATCAGTGACGCTATAAGTTCCGAGCAACTCTCAATGACTGGCGCAAGCGATGCAGGTGATGCAATGAAAAAAGTCGTTGGGTCAACTGTCGTAGACGGAAAATATGTTTATGTACGTGGTCTGGGTGACAGGTACAGTAATACCCAGCTAAATGGAACCGAATTACCAAGCACTGATCCAAATAAAAAAGCGTTTCAGCTTGATTTAATTCCCACAAATTTACTTGAGAATATCATAACTATAAAAACTTTTACGCCGGATAAACCGGGAAATTTCAGCGGAGGAATAGTAGATATTGGGACAAAATCATTTCCGGAGAATTTTACATTAAAAGTTTCAGCTTCTTCATCCTATAATAATCAGACATCGCTTAGCTCAAACTTTTTAACTTATGAAACAGGCGGTAGTGACTGGCTTGGTTATGATGATGGAACGAGATCTATTCCATCTCTCCTGACTAATGAAAATGTTGTTATTCCCGTCAGACAGCAGGCAAGATTTAATACCGATCAGGCAATACTTCTGGATTCATATTCAAAATCGTTTAATTCAAATATGAATGTAAAATCAAGTACGGCTCCAGTTAATCAAAGCTATTCTTTCTCAATGGGTGATCAGATAAAAATTAATGAAGAATCATCCTTCGGATATTTAGGCAGTCTCACATATGGAAGAAGCTATTCGTTTTATGAAAATGGAGTTGTAGGCAGATATTCGGTTTCATCACTTGATGCAGATATTTTAAATCCGCAGTTATTAGTCAATGATACTAAAGGTACTTCGGAAGCAAACTTAGGAGGCTTAGCGAGTTTTAGTTATAATTTCAACCCGACACAACAAATTGGCGGAAACGTTTTTTATTCAAGAAGCGGTATCTCTGTTGCTCGTTCTCAGGCAGGTGAATGGCCCCAGGAATTCGGCACCGGACCTAACTCACCGGTTTTTAATAATAAAGTTTTAAACTGGACTGAAAGGGATATTATCTCGTATCAAGTTCGTGGTCAACACTTTTTAAGTCCTCTGCTTGGTTCAACTGTTGATTGGAGTTTATCTTTTTCGGAAACTAATCAGGATGAACCTGACTTCAGGTTACTGTCATACAGTGTCGGACAAACAGCTAATGGACCAAACTACATTATATCCGGTTCAGGCTTTGATAATCCTTCAAGATACTTCAGAGCACTGGAAGATAACACACAAAACTATGTCGTAAATATTTCAATTCCATTCAGTCAGTGGGATGGATTGAACGGTAAGTTTAAAGTCGGAGGATTTTATCAGAACAGTGAGAGAACATTTACCGAAAGAATTTTTTCCTACTCAGTAGATAACCAAATATTTAACCAGGTGGGCGGTAATCTGGATATTTTCTTCAGCGATCAATACACAGGAATTACTAGCGTTGATACAATTGGTACAACTCTTCGGTACAATTTCGGAAATGTTATTACTGATAATTCAAAAACAAAAAATAACTATAACGGAACGCTTGAGGTAAATGCTTTTTATGGAATGGTTGAACTTCCGTTATCGCAGAGCCTGAGATTCGTAGGCGGTATACGGTATGAGAGTACTGACTTATCGTTAATAAGTAAGGATACAACTCAGACTAAAGGTGAAGTTGTTGAAGATGATTTATTGCCTTCAATAAATTTTATATACTCATTGACGGATAATATGAATGTACGCGCATCTGCTACCCAGACATTGGCCCGCCCCAACTTCAGAGAAATTGCACCCTACTCAAGTAAAGAATTTATTAATGACGTTGAACTTGCAGGTAATCCAACTCTTAAAAGAACGCTTATTACAAATTATGACCTTCGCTGGGAATGGTTTACTAACCCGGGTGAAGTAGTTGCGGTAAGTGGATTTTACAAACACCTTGAAAATCCAATTGAGTTAAGCTATCAACAATATTCAGCAGTCTCAAACCCTGTTGTTCAATACCAGAATGTTGAAAAAGCAACCGTAGCCGGCGTAGAGTTAGAATTCAGATTGGGACTGGGTCAGCTATCTGATTTTCTGTCTAACTTTTATATAGGTACCAACCTCTCTCTTATCTATTCTAACATTGATATTGCACAGAGTGAAATGGATCAGCGGCTTGCAATTGATTCATCCTCAAGTTCAACAAGAGAACTGCAGGGTCAGTCACCTTATGTCTTCAATGTAGATTTAAGTTATTCAAACAACACAACAGGTACTAATGCAGGATTATACCTTAACACTTTTGGAGAAAGGTTAGCTAAGGTTTCTGCAAATGTAAATCCAGATGTTTATGAGCAGCCAGCACCACAGCTCAATTTTACACTAAGTCAAATTGTATATCAAAACCTGACATTAAAGTTTGGTGTAATGAACTTGTTAAATGCTTCATATAAAGAAGTAGCCAGATTCAAAGATCAGGATTATACGTTCCAGGAATACAAAAGAGGAATTACATATTCGCTTGGAGTCAGCTATTCACTTTAA
- the crcB gene encoding fluoride efflux transporter CrcB: MEKYIIVSIGAAAGGTFRYWMTSFIHKLFPSTFPYGTLTVNILGSFLLGVIIFYFDDKNLISPSLKLLLTVGFCGGFTTFSTFSIETINLLRDSEISLALLNISANILFCLLGVYLAYIISKIF; this comes from the coding sequence TTGGAAAAATATATTATAGTATCTATAGGTGCTGCAGCAGGAGGAACATTCAGGTATTGGATGACTTCATTTATCCACAAGTTATTTCCATCAACATTTCCATATGGAACACTAACTGTAAACATTTTGGGAAGCTTTCTGTTAGGTGTTATTATTTTTTATTTTGATGATAAGAATTTAATCTCGCCATCACTTAAGCTGCTCTTGACCGTCGGATTTTGCGGTGGGTTCACAACGTTTTCAACTTTTTCAATTGAAACAATTAATCTGCTGCGCGATTCCGAAATATCACTCGCGCTCTTAAATATTTCTGCAAATATTTTGTTTTGTTTACTAGGTGTGTACCTGGCATATATTATTTCAAAAATATTCTGA
- a CDS encoding HAD-IIIA family hydrolase, giving the protein MDIDILNRKLKKIKFVLTDNDGVLTDTGVYYSAKGEELKRFSIRDGMGVERLRNLLSIETGIITGELSGSVETRAAKLKITELHLGVKDKKKILNEILFTHQLTGEEIAFIGDDVNDIEIIKSVGFSASPADAMEEIKKLVDYVCINKGGNGAFRELAELIIAAQLKQ; this is encoded by the coding sequence TTGGATATTGACATTCTAAATAGAAAATTAAAAAAAATTAAATTTGTTTTGACTGACAATGACGGTGTTTTAACCGACACCGGGGTTTATTATTCGGCTAAGGGTGAAGAGTTAAAAAGGTTTTCTATCAGGGATGGAATGGGTGTAGAACGATTAAGGAATCTCCTGAGCATAGAAACCGGAATTATAACTGGAGAATTATCCGGATCTGTTGAAACAAGAGCAGCAAAATTAAAAATAACGGAACTTCATTTAGGAGTGAAGGATAAAAAGAAAATACTGAATGAAATTTTGTTTACCCATCAGCTAACAGGTGAAGAAATCGCTTTTATAGGTGACGATGTAAATGATATCGAAATAATTAAAAGTGTTGGTTTTTCTGCTTCTCCAGCAGATGCAATGGAGGAGATTAAAAAATTAGTCGACTATGTTTGCATAAATAAAGGTGGCAATGGAGCGTTTAGAGAATTGGCGGAACTTATAATCGCTGCCCAATTAAAACAATAA
- a CDS encoding homocysteine S-methyltransferase family protein, whose product MQLENIFRDAKKKRRPLLLDGAMGSLLESRKFAKKDLLWSTRANIISSPEVLKIHKAYIKAGADIITTNTFRTNPSTLEKSGISKKENYIRTAVDLAKEASENRNVLIAGSNPPAEDCYQRNRTLSKKKLELNHHYHITNLWNCGVHFILNETQSHLDEIEIIAKYCSVNQIPFVVSLYVLPDLTLLSGENFFKALEVLNDYSPLAISYNCIDSKTFSLVYPIICKSTLWGAYLIVFDSKKKNNSRITPSAIEYSEITKRYLPKNPCLVGSCCGSSPLFTKYLRKMIDANT is encoded by the coding sequence ATGCAATTAGAAAATATCTTTCGGGATGCAAAAAAAAAGAGAAGACCACTTCTTCTAGATGGTGCTATGGGTAGTCTGCTTGAATCTCGAAAATTTGCAAAAAAAGATTTACTATGGAGCACAAGAGCAAATATTATATCCTCTCCGGAAGTATTAAAAATTCACAAAGCATATATTAAAGCCGGGGCTGATATCATCACAACTAATACTTTCAGAACTAATCCATCGACCTTGGAGAAATCAGGTATAAGTAAAAAAGAGAATTATATTAGAACGGCAGTCGATTTAGCCAAAGAGGCTTCAGAAAATAGAAATGTACTCATTGCTGGTTCTAATCCTCCGGCAGAAGATTGTTATCAACGAAATAGAACTCTTAGCAAAAAAAAACTTGAACTAAATCACCATTATCATATTACAAATTTATGGAATTGTGGTGTTCACTTTATATTAAACGAAACACAAAGTCATCTTGATGAAATCGAAATTATTGCAAAGTACTGCAGTGTTAATCAAATACCTTTCGTTGTGAGCTTATATGTTCTTCCGGATCTAACCTTACTTTCAGGAGAAAATTTTTTCAAGGCACTCGAGGTATTAAATGACTATTCTCCACTAGCTATATCTTACAATTGCATTGATTCCAAGACATTTAGTCTAGTCTATCCAATAATCTGTAAATCAACTTTATGGGGAGCATACTTAATTGTTTTTGATTCGAAAAAAAAGAATAACTCAAGAATTACACCATCAGCAATTGAATATTCTGAAATAACAAAAAGATATTTACCCAAAAATCCTTGCTTGGTTGGCAGCTGTTGTGGTTCAAGCCCGCTTTTCACCAAATACCTAAGAAAGATGATTGATGCAAACACTTGA
- a CDS encoding glycosyltransferase family 9 protein produces MLNEIPSCKRFNGYKPCYPDHDCWKDGCKDNLPVGTKILIINLDAMGDVLMTTAQLVSLKRKFPVSTIHWVTLKNAAPLLKYNEFIDQVFVYDAESISILSHIKYDYVMNVDKSQRSCALLNTVNAVHKLGFGLNEDGKIIPVNDGAAYNFELGMNNHLKFKVNQKTGQEYLAETFEVEYSRNDYVFKFSDDEIKFIEDYKSSVGITSPDKVIGFNTGCSELFPNKKMTVEQHVNLIHKLLKKNIYKIVLLGGPEDTIRNNEIYSHFEGRIINTPTTGGVRKGACYEAIPDIVITGDSFGMHLAIALKKFVIAWFGLSCWTEIDLYDRGIKLFQEELSCSPCWKKQCPYDLECIKMIDLVRIEAEIDKYYSMHS; encoded by the coding sequence ATGCTAAACGAGATTCCATCCTGTAAAAGATTTAACGGTTATAAACCATGTTATCCCGATCACGATTGCTGGAAAGATGGATGCAAAGATAATCTACCTGTTGGGACCAAAATTCTGATTATTAATCTGGATGCAATGGGTGATGTTCTGATGACAACGGCACAACTTGTTTCCCTGAAAAGGAAATTTCCGGTTTCAACAATCCATTGGGTAACCCTTAAGAATGCTGCACCGCTCCTGAAGTACAACGAATTCATTGACCAGGTTTTTGTTTATGATGCCGAATCCATTTCAATCCTGTCTCACATCAAATACGATTATGTGATGAACGTTGATAAATCGCAGCGTTCCTGTGCGCTTTTAAATACTGTTAATGCAGTTCACAAGCTGGGATTTGGACTAAATGAAGATGGAAAAATAATTCCTGTAAATGATGGAGCAGCCTATAATTTTGAACTTGGAATGAATAATCATCTGAAGTTTAAAGTGAATCAAAAAACTGGGCAGGAATACCTGGCAGAAACTTTTGAAGTTGAATATTCAAGAAATGACTATGTGTTTAAATTTTCGGATGATGAGATTAAGTTTATTGAAGACTATAAATCTTCAGTTGGAATAACATCTCCTGATAAAGTTATCGGATTTAATACAGGTTGTTCAGAATTATTTCCAAATAAAAAAATGACTGTTGAACAGCATGTAAATCTTATTCATAAATTATTGAAGAAAAATATTTACAAAATTGTTTTGCTTGGCGGACCAGAAGACACAATCCGAAACAATGAAATTTATTCGCACTTTGAAGGCAGAATAATCAACACTCCAACTACAGGTGGAGTCAGAAAAGGAGCTTGTTACGAAGCTATTCCCGACATTGTGATAACTGGAGATTCATTTGGAATGCACCTGGCAATTGCGTTAAAGAAATTTGTCATAGCATGGTTTGGGTTAAGCTGCTGGACAGAAATTGACTTGTATGACCGGGGGATAAAACTATTTCAAGAAGAATTATCTTGTTCACCCTGCTGGAAAAAACAATGTCCTTATGATCTCGAATGTATTAAAATGATAGATCTGGTTAGAATAGAAGCTGAGATTGATAAATATTATTCTATGCATAGTTAA
- a CDS encoding DUF190 domain-containing protein encodes MQISGDAKLLRIFIGESDKLDNIPLYEKIVLEARNNGLAGATVLKGIMSFGGNSRIHTTKILRLSEDLPMVVEIVDEQKKIENFLPLVDSLFEKANCGGMVTIEKAEIIIYKAGNILEK; translated from the coding sequence ATGCAAATTTCAGGAGACGCTAAACTCTTACGGATTTTTATTGGTGAAAGTGATAAACTGGACAACATTCCACTTTACGAAAAAATAGTTTTGGAAGCCCGTAATAACGGATTAGCCGGCGCAACAGTATTAAAAGGAATAATGAGCTTTGGCGGGAATAGCAGAATTCATACAACCAAAATTCTGCGGCTCAGCGAAGATCTGCCGATGGTAGTAGAAATTGTTGACGAACAGAAGAAGATAGAAAATTTTCTTCCCCTCGTTGATTCACTGTTTGAAAAGGCAAACTGCGGCGGAATGGTAACAATTGAAAAGGCTGAGATAATTATCTACAAGGCAGGAAATATTTTAGAAAAGTAG
- a CDS encoding T9SS type A sorting domain-containing protein, with translation MKKLLLTIMFLILPWIISAQVNITADITSNTTWSSENIYMLDGLIFVDSSATLTIEAGTVIKAKLQSNITTGDGASALVVRRGGKIIANGNLNQPIIFTSELDDVNNPNDLTADDNQLWGGVILLGRATTNQPTTENQIEGIPTTENARFGGNDDSDNSGVLRFVSIRHGGFSISGVPGDEINGLTMGAVGSGTTIEFVEVFANFDDGYEWFGGTVNTRYLVSAFCGDDAFDWDMGFRGKGQYWFAIQKSTEAGRGGELDGGDDCETCQPYGIPMLSNITWIGSGAGSSGVGGDGNDRALYFRDNSGGKLWNSIITDFVASSGALDIEDLASGEDSRARLDAGELVIQNNYWWGFSNGNTLASVAPQSYVQTHLTANTNTIADPQLRGISRTNNAGLDPRPQNGAPTTTGAINPPDPWFQVVPFYGAFDPANGIWTEGWTSVSQLGFTPTTNFVSGVEEDQLSSVPSDYSLSQNFPNPFNPSTKIQFSIPNSSEIKLSVYNILGQEVAVLVNGFRNAGTYEVNWEASDMPSGVYIYAIQSGNIFITKKMTLLK, from the coding sequence ATGAAAAAACTACTGCTCACGATTATGTTTCTTATACTGCCATGGATCATTTCAGCACAAGTAAACATCACAGCGGACATCACGAGCAACACAACGTGGAGTTCAGAGAACATATATATGTTAGATGGGCTTATCTTTGTAGATTCATCAGCAACACTGACCATAGAAGCAGGTACAGTAATAAAAGCAAAGCTTCAGTCAAACATCACCACGGGCGATGGAGCCAGTGCACTGGTAGTAAGACGCGGCGGAAAAATAATAGCCAACGGAAATCTGAATCAGCCGATAATATTCACAAGCGAATTAGATGATGTAAACAATCCAAATGATCTTACAGCAGATGATAATCAGTTGTGGGGCGGTGTAATCCTTTTAGGCAGAGCAACAACAAACCAGCCTACAACAGAAAACCAGATAGAAGGTATACCTACAACCGAGAATGCAAGGTTCGGAGGAAATGATGATAGCGATAACTCAGGCGTACTTAGATTTGTATCAATACGTCACGGAGGATTTTCAATAAGCGGCGTACCCGGAGATGAAATCAACGGACTAACAATGGGTGCAGTAGGTTCAGGCACAACAATAGAATTTGTAGAAGTATTTGCAAACTTTGATGACGGATATGAATGGTTCGGAGGCACAGTAAACACAAGATACCTTGTAAGCGCATTCTGCGGAGACGATGCATTTGACTGGGATATGGGATTCAGAGGTAAAGGACAATACTGGTTTGCAATACAGAAAAGCACAGAAGCCGGAAGAGGCGGAGAACTTGACGGCGGAGATGATTGTGAAACCTGTCAGCCATACGGAATACCAATGCTTTCAAACATTACCTGGATAGGTTCAGGTGCAGGTTCATCGGGAGTAGGCGGTGATGGTAATGACAGAGCATTATACTTCAGAGACAATTCAGGCGGAAAGTTATGGAACTCAATCATAACAGACTTTGTAGCAAGTTCAGGAGCTTTGGATATTGAAGACCTTGCATCAGGAGAAGACAGCCGTGCAAGACTTGATGCAGGTGAATTAGTTATACAGAACAATTACTGGTGGGGCTTCAGCAATGGTAATACACTTGCAAGCGTAGCACCGCAGAGTTATGTACAGACACATCTTACAGCAAACACAAATACTATTGCTGATCCGCAGTTAAGAGGAATCAGCAGAACTAACAATGCAGGATTGGATCCAAGACCACAGAATGGTGCACCTACCACAACTGGTGCTATTAATCCTCCTGACCCCTGGTTCCAGGTAGTACCTTTTTATGGCGCATTTGATCCTGCAAATGGAATTTGGACTGAAGGCTGGACATCTGTTTCTCAATTAGGATTTACACCTACAACAAATTTTGTTTCCGGTGTTGAAGAAGACCAACTTTCATCAGTTCCATCAGATTATAGCTTGTCACAAAACTTTCCGAATCCATTTAATCCTTCGACCAAAATCCAATTTTCTATCCCGAATTCATCTGAGATAAAATTATCGGTGTACAATATTCTCGGACAGGAAGTTGCAGTATTGGTGAATGGTTTTAGAAATGCAGGAACCTATGAAGTAAATTGGGAAGCTTCTGATATGCCAAGTGGAGTTTACATTTATGCAATTCAAAGTGGTAATATTTTTATTACAAAAAAAATGACATTACTAAAATAA
- a CDS encoding LD-carboxypeptidase yields the protein MKIIKPKRLRKGDTIGIIAPASSPDDLSKLEQSIRYFESLGYKIETGENVASSRGYLAGKDEERLSDFHAMFKSKKISAIFCARGGYGSGRLLDKIDYRLVRNNPKIFVGYSDITQLQSALLTKCGLLTFAGPMPVIDFGGQISTFTEERFWEMLTTNKKIGKLLQPENEKLFPIIKGDVKARLYGGNLSNIVSLIGTDYLPFIKDKILFLEETGELPYRVDRMFNHLRLAKMLSTSRAVLLGAFVDCHEHDYSKRSLTLGEVIQDYFSNSKNTVMYNLKHGHLKDNLTLPIGGLIKIHSARGYIEITEGLLR from the coding sequence ATGAAAATCATCAAACCAAAACGATTGCGAAAAGGGGATACCATTGGAATAATTGCACCTGCTTCCAGCCCGGACGACCTTAGCAAACTTGAACAAAGTATCAGGTATTTTGAGAGCCTTGGTTATAAGATTGAAACAGGTGAAAACGTAGCCAGTTCAAGAGGTTATCTGGCTGGAAAAGATGAAGAAAGATTATCTGATTTTCATGCCATGTTCAAATCAAAAAAGATTAGTGCAATCTTTTGTGCAAGGGGTGGTTATGGTTCCGGAAGATTGTTGGATAAAATTGATTACAGATTAGTTAGAAATAATCCTAAAATATTTGTTGGGTACAGTGATATAACTCAACTTCAGTCAGCCCTGCTTACAAAATGCGGATTACTTACTTTTGCCGGACCGATGCCGGTAATAGATTTTGGTGGTCAAATAAGTACGTTCACTGAAGAACGTTTCTGGGAAATGCTTACTACCAATAAAAAAATCGGAAAGCTGCTTCAACCGGAAAACGAAAAACTATTTCCAATAATTAAAGGAGATGTAAAAGCTCGTTTGTATGGTGGTAATTTATCAAACATAGTTAGCCTGATCGGGACTGATTATCTTCCTTTTATTAAGGATAAAATCTTGTTCCTCGAAGAAACTGGCGAACTGCCATATCGTGTTGACAGAATGTTTAATCATCTGCGTCTTGCAAAAATGCTTTCAACATCAAGAGCAGTACTACTGGGAGCATTTGTGGATTGCCACGAACACGATTATTCAAAGCGCTCACTTACATTAGGAGAAGTTATACAGGATTATTTCAGCAATTCGAAAAATACCGTGATGTATAACTTGAAGCATGGACATTTGAAGGACAATCTAACTTTACCCATCGGCGGACTGATTAAAATTCATTCAGCAAGGGGATATATAGAGATAACTGAAGGTTTATTACGTTAA
- the ispE gene encoding 4-(cytidine 5'-diphospho)-2-C-methyl-D-erythritol kinase — protein sequence MQTLERHCPAKINLGLYVTKKRSDGYHNIETIFYPISLSDKLIIELNNTTLFRCNLNILETKDNLIVKAKNELASYVNLPLNCHISLEKNIPIGAGLGGGSSNAATTLLMLNELFDLRLSKEELKIIALNLGSDVPYFLNPVPSYGTSRGEVLSPVNLKILYPIVVINPGIHISTKWAYQNISPKPTQAFTKIFEVEHQLNISKLQNDFEEIVFQQYPQIAKIKSSLLERGALYSSMSGSGSTVFGIFPEISIAKEAIKNYPENYFAYLHSDEM from the coding sequence ATGCAAACACTTGAAAGACATTGCCCGGCAAAGATAAATTTAGGACTCTATGTAACCAAGAAAAGATCAGATGGTTATCATAATATTGAAACGATTTTTTATCCAATTAGTTTATCGGATAAATTAATAATAGAACTTAACAATACTACTCTTTTTAGATGCAACCTGAACATACTTGAGACCAAGGACAATTTGATTGTCAAAGCAAAAAATGAACTTGCATCGTATGTAAATCTACCATTGAATTGTCATATAAGTTTGGAGAAAAATATTCCTATAGGCGCTGGATTAGGTGGTGGAAGTTCTAATGCAGCAACGACGTTATTAATGCTCAATGAATTATTTGATTTAAGATTATCAAAAGAAGAGTTAAAAATAATTGCATTAAATCTTGGGTCTGATGTGCCTTACTTTCTCAATCCAGTTCCCAGCTATGGAACATCACGTGGCGAAGTGTTAAGTCCGGTCAATTTAAAAATTCTATACCCCATTGTAGTCATTAACCCAGGAATTCATATATCCACCAAATGGGCATACCAGAATATTAGTCCAAAGCCAACGCAGGCTTTTACTAAAATATTTGAAGTGGAGCATCAATTAAACATTTCTAAACTTCAAAACGATTTTGAAGAAATTGTCTTTCAACAATACCCTCAGATCGCAAAAATAAAAAGTTCCTTACTTGAAAGAGGTGCATTGTATTCATCAATGAGTGGCAGCGGTTCAACTGTTTTTGGTATTTTCCCCGAGATTAGTATAGCTAAAGAAGCTATTAAGAATTACCCTGAGAACTATTTTGCATACTTACATTCCGACGAGATGTAA